The following are encoded together in the Streptomyces sp. NBC_01465 genome:
- a CDS encoding TetR/AcrR family transcriptional regulator, producing MARTKEFDPDAALQSALELFWQRGYEATSMADLVEHLGIGRASIYATFGNKHELYLKALDRYGEMRDPQLIAELSQPGPALPQVRSMFRRFAAESMADTSRLAGCLVSNTAAELGPHDAACARRVERSWDHLETLLHAALARAQAQGELPADRDPRAIARMLLVLAQGQRIVGKASSDPARVRDATEQALALLD from the coding sequence GTGGCCAGGACCAAGGAATTCGATCCGGACGCCGCGCTGCAGTCGGCCCTCGAGCTGTTCTGGCAGCGCGGGTACGAGGCGACGTCGATGGCGGACCTCGTCGAACACCTCGGCATCGGCCGCGCCAGCATCTACGCGACCTTCGGCAACAAGCACGAGCTCTACCTCAAGGCCCTCGACCGCTACGGCGAGATGCGCGACCCGCAGCTGATCGCCGAGCTGTCGCAGCCGGGCCCCGCCCTGCCCCAGGTGCGTTCCATGTTCCGGCGGTTCGCAGCCGAGTCCATGGCCGACACCTCACGCCTCGCGGGCTGCCTGGTCAGCAACACGGCCGCCGAACTGGGCCCCCACGACGCCGCCTGCGCCCGCCGCGTCGAGCGCAGCTGGGACCACCTGGAGACCCTGCTGCACGCGGCGCTGGCCAGGGCGCAGGCCCAGGGGGAGCTGCCCGCCGACCGCGACCCGCGCGCCATCGCCCGGATGCTCCTGGTCCTGGCACAGGGCCAGCGGATCGTCGGCAAGGCCTCGTCCGACCCGGCCCGGGTCCGCGACGCGACCGAGCAGGCACTGGCCCTGCTGGACTGA
- a CDS encoding SDR family NAD(P)-dependent oxidoreductase → MSARFTSRTALVTGAGSGLGRAIALALAAEGANVVVTGRTATTLDETVALIEKAGGTAVAFTADVSNSADVRNLVTRTVDRFGSLDVAVNNAGVFRGGAPVAELSEEDWTLQLGINLSGVLYGLQAQVTQMKTQQHGGAIVNISSNFGVHRRVKGAAGYIATKAAVSALTRAAALDHISDGVRINAVSPGAADSVMSLHPGETEADRAARMKEESPLGRVSSAAEIAAAVLYLASDDAASVVGTDLVVDGGAAA, encoded by the coding sequence ATGTCTGCACGCTTCACCTCCCGGACCGCACTCGTCACCGGCGCGGGCTCCGGCCTCGGCCGCGCGATCGCCCTGGCCCTCGCCGCCGAAGGCGCGAACGTCGTGGTCACGGGCCGCACGGCGACCACCCTGGACGAGACCGTCGCCCTGATCGAGAAGGCGGGCGGCACGGCGGTGGCGTTCACCGCCGACGTCTCGAACTCCGCCGACGTACGGAACCTGGTGACCCGGACGGTCGACCGCTTCGGCTCGCTCGACGTGGCGGTGAACAACGCCGGTGTCTTCCGCGGCGGCGCCCCGGTGGCCGAACTCTCCGAGGAGGACTGGACCCTCCAGCTCGGCATCAACCTCTCCGGCGTCCTCTACGGCCTCCAGGCCCAGGTCACCCAGATGAAGACCCAGCAGCACGGCGGCGCGATCGTCAACATCTCCTCCAACTTCGGCGTCCACCGCCGTGTGAAGGGCGCCGCCGGCTACATCGCGACGAAGGCCGCGGTCTCCGCCCTGACCCGCGCCGCCGCCCTCGACCACATCTCCGACGGGGTGCGCATCAACGCGGTGAGCCCGGGTGCGGCCGACTCCGTCATGTCCCTGCACCCCGGCGAGACGGAAGCGGACCGCGCGGCCCGCATGAAGGAGGAGTCGCCGCTGGGCCGCGTCTCCTCCGCCGCGGAAATCGCCGCCGCCGTCCTCTACCTGGCCTCGGACGACGCCGCGTCGGTGGTCGGCACGGACCTGGTGGTCGACGGGGGCGCGGCAGCCTAG
- a CDS encoding GNAT family N-acetyltransferase encodes MTRRSEIVLPPYVRLSGEGIELREWTEDDLSSLVELYDDPEIDRWTPVPSPFDAEAARAYLAKARAGRDEGRSTVQLAITSDGKLPQGEVLLFRSALDGRELELAYGVGRLHRRQGLAARSVALVTEYAAHRLGARRVLLRIESENAPSVAVARAAGFRLTDDEPVAREAKGRQVLLHTWSYG; translated from the coding sequence ATGACACGCCGGAGCGAGATCGTGCTGCCGCCGTACGTCCGGCTGAGCGGGGAGGGCATCGAGCTGAGGGAGTGGACCGAGGACGACCTGTCCTCGTTGGTCGAGCTCTACGACGATCCGGAGATCGACCGGTGGACGCCCGTGCCCTCGCCGTTCGACGCCGAGGCGGCGCGTGCGTATCTGGCGAAGGCGCGCGCGGGGCGCGACGAGGGCCGCAGCACGGTGCAGTTGGCGATCACCTCCGACGGGAAGTTGCCGCAAGGGGAAGTGCTTCTCTTCCGGTCCGCGCTCGACGGCCGTGAGCTCGAACTCGCCTATGGTGTCGGCCGGTTGCACCGGCGGCAGGGGCTTGCTGCCCGGTCCGTCGCGCTGGTGACGGAGTACGCGGCGCACCGGCTGGGGGCGCGGCGCGTGCTGTTGCGCATCGAATCGGAGAACGCGCCCAGCGTGGCCGTCGCCCGTGCCGCCGGATTCCGGCTCACGGACGACGAGCCCGTTGCGCGCGAGGCCAAGGGGCGGCAGGTGCTGCTGCACACCTGGAGTTACGGCTAG
- a CDS encoding DUF6250 domain-containing protein, translating into MTTRRAFGALAAGTALSALLPTAASARTRPRPGGRLIAADHFRHGLGQWATELELGGTVTAARGVLDVDVPGGATVWFKQRLTGPYVLSYTATPVSAGGVNDRVSDLNNFWNATDVRSPRNLFATRRSGALAEYDQLTTYYAGYGANTNTTTRLRRYVGEAGNRPLIYDYTEPLLTANEPNRVHIVSDGPTVQWWNNGRLVFDYRDPAPYTSGHFAFRTTWSHFRISDFEVRRLRAESGA; encoded by the coding sequence ATGACCACTCGCCGCGCCTTCGGCGCCCTCGCCGCAGGCACCGCCCTGAGTGCCCTGCTTCCCACCGCCGCCTCCGCCAGGACCCGCCCCCGGCCGGGCGGCCGGCTGATCGCCGCCGACCACTTCCGCCACGGACTGGGCCAGTGGGCAACGGAGTTGGAGCTCGGCGGCACTGTCACCGCCGCCCGCGGCGTGCTCGACGTCGACGTACCCGGTGGTGCGACCGTCTGGTTCAAGCAGCGCCTGACCGGCCCGTACGTGCTGTCCTACACGGCCACCCCGGTGTCGGCGGGCGGCGTGAACGACCGTGTCTCCGACCTCAACAACTTCTGGAACGCCACGGACGTCCGCTCCCCGCGCAACCTCTTCGCCACGCGCCGCAGCGGTGCGCTGGCCGAGTACGACCAGCTCACGACGTACTACGCCGGCTATGGCGCCAACACCAACACCACCACCCGCCTGCGCCGTTACGTCGGCGAGGCCGGCAACCGCCCGCTGATCTACGACTACACCGAGCCCCTGCTCACGGCGAACGAGCCCAACCGGGTCCACATCGTCTCCGACGGCCCGACCGTGCAGTGGTGGAACAACGGCCGGCTCGTCTTCGACTACCGCGACCCGGCGCCGTACACGAGCGGCCACTTCGCCTTCCGTACCACGTGGAGCCACTTCCGCATCTCGGACTTCGAGGTGCGCCGTCTGCGGGCAGAATCGGGGGCATGA
- a CDS encoding GDSL-type esterase/lipase family protein, with protein MRLGVTFLAASTVAVLASPVHHSTLVRPDDRRLAYEGHWDRTDRAATTVNSGSRLRFRFAGTGVHLRFDVSTVTVPAQVYVTVDGGAEQLYAVDRADLAIAADGRGPHTVELSVKDVYARVERWTPPLRTGVALTGLAPDPGARILPQRPSKRLELAFYGDSITQGVMALCDVNTSDCADGTAAYPTLVADALRAKLTQVGFGRQGVIQTGNGGVPAASGAYGWNFAGSRADPDRDADVVVVNQGTNDAASAPADFRAAYLTYLRQLRSAAPHARILALRPFNGTHADDIAAVVAQLADNHVEFVYTVGWLSPADGDFHGDVHPSEQGHRKVADHLLTLIRTTIGDPRR; from the coding sequence ATGAGACTCGGGGTTACGTTCCTCGCGGCATCCACCGTCGCCGTCCTCGCGAGCCCGGTCCACCACTCCACCCTCGTACGCCCCGACGACCGGCGTCTCGCCTACGAAGGCCACTGGGACCGCACCGACCGGGCGGCCACCACCGTCAACTCCGGCTCCCGGCTGCGATTCCGCTTCGCCGGCACCGGCGTCCACCTCCGCTTCGACGTCTCGACGGTCACCGTGCCCGCGCAGGTCTACGTGACGGTCGACGGCGGCGCCGAGCAGCTGTACGCAGTCGACCGCGCCGACCTCGCCATCGCGGCGGACGGTCGCGGACCGCACACGGTCGAACTGTCGGTGAAGGACGTGTACGCACGCGTGGAGCGCTGGACCCCACCGCTGCGGACGGGCGTCGCCCTGACCGGCCTGGCCCCGGACCCGGGAGCCCGGATTCTGCCCCAACGGCCGTCCAAGCGTCTGGAGTTGGCGTTCTACGGAGACTCCATCACGCAGGGCGTCATGGCCCTGTGCGACGTCAACACCTCCGACTGCGCCGACGGCACCGCCGCCTACCCGACCCTCGTGGCGGACGCCCTCCGCGCGAAGCTCACCCAGGTCGGTTTCGGCCGCCAGGGCGTCATCCAGACGGGCAACGGCGGAGTGCCGGCGGCATCCGGGGCGTACGGCTGGAACTTCGCGGGCTCACGGGCGGATCCGGACCGCGATGCCGATGTCGTCGTGGTGAACCAGGGCACCAACGACGCGGCGTCCGCACCCGCCGACTTCCGCGCCGCCTACCTCACCTACCTGCGCCAACTGCGGTCGGCCGCCCCGCATGCCCGCATCCTCGCGCTGCGCCCCTTCAACGGTACGCACGCGGACGACATCGCGGCCGTCGTAGCCCAACTGGCCGACAACCACGTCGAGTTCGTCTACACCGTCGGCTGGCTCTCGCCCGCCGACGGCGACTTCCACGGCGACGTACACCCCAGCGAGCAGGGCCACCGCAAGGTGGCGGACCACCTGCTGACCCTCATCCGCACCACCATAGGAGATCCCCGCCGATGA
- a CDS encoding exo-rhamnogalacturonan lyase family protein gives MSGPARRTVIKSAAFAAAAAQFAWASNRSAYAADSADPGAELHWLEGSAPAAHTGTTWGVPWARGVHPADQRFRLATADGEEVPVQSWVTGYWPDGSAKWTAHAIASGAPKSGTYKLSSGIPATGGEQVSVTTRGGQVRVDTGPVTTVFGAKGSSVVVSSVRRGTTEIARDGRLVALRQGSVGDEARSTADWQEFTGRVEKTVVEQDGPVRAVVRVEGRHHGRGRGDWLPFTLRFVFTAGADSFRLVHTFVWDGTQNPGSDKGDFLRGLGVRFTVPLVDAAYDRHIRLADSEGGLFSEAVQGITGLRRDPGEAVRAAQIAGRKLPDTSTWATTVSGRLAYIPTWGDYTLAQLSADGYSIRKRTKPGHGWIQSAAGRRAGGFGYVGGAGGGLSFGLRDFWQRHPTQLDIRGAATDAAEVTLWLYSPEAAPLDLRFYHDGLGQDTYEKQSEGLEITYEDYEKGFGTPYGIARTSELSFWANAATPSATTLAAQAAATATPPQLTATPERIHSAGVFGDWAPVDRSSAARATVEDRLDALFAYYRDQREDRRWYGFLDYGDVQHTYDNDRHVWRYDVGGFAWDNSELGTDLWLWYHFLRTGSAEVFRFAEALTRHTGEVDVYHLGKWAGLGTRHGVQHYADSAKQVRISTAANRRFYYFLTGDERTGDLLHELADVEETFIALDPQRKVRTDGYTPGDRHALSVGFGTDWGGISAAWLTEWERHGPKADQAKAKLVNSLRTIAAQPNGFFTGTGLLDADTGKFAVTASTAVSVSHLSAVFGLVETNSEIITLIGEEEKEFAQAWLNYAQYYNATSAEKIQLTGSTWKSALPAAHSRITAYAAHRKNDATLAKRAWNEFFTGSDTYFPSNDWTPARIKAPNVLRTTEEIPWISTNSSAQWALAAIQNLALIGESIPS, from the coding sequence GTGTCCGGCCCCGCCCGTCGCACCGTCATCAAGTCCGCCGCATTCGCCGCGGCCGCCGCCCAGTTCGCCTGGGCCTCGAACCGAAGCGCGTACGCAGCCGACTCCGCCGACCCCGGCGCCGAACTGCACTGGCTGGAAGGATCCGCCCCTGCAGCGCACACCGGCACCACCTGGGGCGTGCCCTGGGCGAGAGGGGTTCACCCGGCCGACCAGCGGTTCCGTCTCGCCACCGCCGACGGTGAGGAGGTGCCCGTACAGAGCTGGGTCACCGGCTACTGGCCCGACGGGTCGGCCAAATGGACGGCGCACGCCATCGCCTCCGGAGCCCCCAAGTCCGGTACGTACAAGCTGAGTTCGGGCATTCCGGCCACCGGTGGCGAGCAGGTCTCCGTCACCACCAGGGGCGGACAGGTACGGGTGGACACGGGACCAGTCACCACCGTCTTCGGCGCGAAAGGCTCCTCCGTCGTCGTCTCCTCCGTCCGGCGCGGCACCACGGAGATCGCCCGCGACGGCAGGCTCGTCGCCCTCCGGCAGGGCAGCGTCGGCGACGAGGCGCGTTCGACCGCCGACTGGCAGGAGTTCACGGGCCGCGTCGAGAAGACCGTCGTCGAACAGGACGGACCCGTGCGCGCCGTCGTACGCGTCGAGGGCAGACACCACGGCAGGGGAAGGGGCGACTGGCTGCCGTTCACCCTGCGGTTCGTCTTCACGGCGGGCGCCGACTCCTTCCGCCTCGTGCACACCTTCGTCTGGGACGGCACGCAGAATCCGGGCTCGGACAAGGGCGACTTCCTGCGCGGTCTCGGCGTCCGCTTCACCGTGCCGCTCGTCGATGCCGCGTACGACCGCCATATCCGCCTCGCCGACTCCGAGGGCGGCCTCTTCAGCGAAGCCGTACAGGGCATCACCGGGCTGCGCCGCGACCCGGGCGAGGCGGTGCGCGCCGCGCAGATCGCCGGCCGGAAGCTGCCTGACACCTCCACCTGGGCCACCACCGTCTCCGGCCGCCTCGCGTACATCCCCACCTGGGGCGACTACACCCTCGCCCAGCTCTCCGCCGACGGCTACAGCATCCGCAAGCGCACCAAGCCGGGCCACGGCTGGATCCAGTCGGCGGCCGGGCGGCGCGCGGGCGGTTTCGGTTACGTCGGCGGGGCGGGCGGCGGACTCTCCTTCGGCCTGCGGGACTTCTGGCAGCGCCACCCCACTCAGCTCGACATCCGGGGCGCCGCCACGGACGCCGCCGAGGTCACCCTGTGGCTCTACTCTCCCGAGGCCGCCCCGCTCGACCTGCGCTTCTACCACGACGGCCTGGGCCAGGACACGTACGAGAAGCAGTCCGAGGGCCTGGAGATCACCTACGAGGACTACGAGAAGGGCTTCGGCACCCCCTACGGCATAGCCCGCACCAGCGAGCTCTCCTTCTGGGCCAACGCCGCCACCCCCTCCGCCACCACCCTCGCTGCCCAGGCCGCCGCCACCGCGACGCCCCCGCAACTCACCGCCACCCCTGAACGCATCCACAGCGCGGGCGTGTTCGGCGACTGGGCGCCCGTCGACCGCTCCAGCGCGGCGCGCGCCACCGTCGAGGACCGCCTCGACGCGCTCTTCGCGTACTACCGCGACCAGCGCGAGGACCGACGCTGGTACGGCTTCCTCGACTACGGCGACGTTCAGCACACCTACGACAACGACCGGCACGTCTGGCGCTACGACGTCGGCGGCTTCGCCTGGGACAACTCCGAACTCGGCACCGACCTCTGGCTCTGGTACCACTTCCTGCGCACCGGCTCCGCCGAGGTGTTCCGTTTCGCGGAGGCCCTGACCCGCCACACCGGCGAGGTCGACGTCTACCACCTGGGCAAGTGGGCGGGGCTCGGGACCCGGCACGGTGTGCAGCACTATGCGGACAGTGCGAAGCAGGTCCGTATCTCCACTGCCGCCAACCGCCGCTTCTACTACTTCCTCACCGGCGACGAGCGTACGGGCGACCTGCTGCACGAACTCGCCGACGTGGAAGAGACGTTCATCGCGCTGGACCCGCAGCGCAAGGTACGCACCGACGGCTACACCCCCGGCGACCGGCACGCCCTGTCGGTCGGCTTCGGCACCGACTGGGGCGGCATATCGGCGGCCTGGCTCACGGAGTGGGAGCGGCACGGTCCCAAGGCGGACCAGGCGAAGGCGAAGCTGGTCAACTCGCTCCGTACGATCGCCGCCCAGCCGAACGGCTTCTTCACGGGGACGGGGCTGCTGGACGCGGACACCGGCAAGTTCGCCGTGACGGCCTCCACCGCCGTCAGCGTCTCGCATCTGAGCGCCGTCTTCGGGCTCGTGGAGACCAACAGCGAGATCATCACGCTGATCGGCGAGGAGGAGAAGGAGTTCGCGCAGGCGTGGCTGAACTACGCCCAGTACTACAACGCCACCAGCGCCGAGAAGATCCAACTCACCGGCTCCACCTGGAAGTCGGCGCTCCCGGCGGCCCACTCGCGGATCACCGCGTACGCCGCGCACAGGAAGAACGACGCGACACTCGCCAAGCGCGCCTGGAACGAGTTCTTCACCGGCAGCGACACCTATTTCCCGTCGAACGACTGGACCCCGGCCAGGATCAAGGCCCCGAACGTGCTGCGCACCACGGAGGAGATCCCCTGGATCTCCACCAACTCCTCCGCGCAGTGGGCGCTCGCGGCCATCCAGAATCTGGCGCTGATCGGGGAGTCGATCCCGTCATGA
- a CDS encoding oxidoreductase has translation MTQGWNARDIPDQSGRTAVVTGANSGIGYVTARELARRGARVLLACRSEARGQEAQARLRREVPDADAEFVPLDLADLASVREFAAAYPHEGLDLLINNAGVMALPYGQTADGFETQFGVNHLGHFALTGLLLPKLLDTPGARVVSVSSGMHAIANVDIGDLNSEHRYRRWVAYGRSKTANLLFIHELARRLEAAGSDVIAAAAHPGYAATNLQTAGTKMEGRATATRVVELGNRVLAQPAEAGALPTLYAATAPAVHPDSFTGPGRLGWRGAPAPSWRAKWTRDDVAGERLWIASEQLTGVPYKKI, from the coding sequence ATGACCCAGGGCTGGAACGCGCGCGACATCCCCGACCAGAGCGGCCGCACCGCCGTCGTCACCGGAGCCAACAGCGGCATCGGCTACGTCACGGCGCGCGAACTGGCCCGCCGCGGCGCACGCGTCCTGCTCGCGTGCCGCAGCGAGGCCCGGGGCCAGGAGGCGCAGGCGCGGCTGCGGCGCGAGGTTCCGGACGCGGACGCCGAGTTCGTACCGCTGGACCTGGCCGATCTCGCGTCCGTACGGGAATTCGCGGCGGCCTACCCCCACGAGGGGCTCGACCTGCTCATCAACAACGCGGGCGTGATGGCGCTCCCCTACGGACAGACCGCGGACGGCTTCGAGACGCAGTTCGGGGTGAACCACCTGGGCCACTTCGCCCTCACGGGCCTCCTGCTCCCCAAGCTCCTCGACACCCCCGGAGCGCGCGTCGTCTCCGTGTCGAGCGGGATGCACGCCATCGCCAACGTCGACATCGGCGACCTCAACAGCGAGCACCGCTACCGCCGTTGGGTCGCGTACGGCCGCTCCAAGACGGCCAATCTCCTGTTCATCCACGAGCTCGCGCGCCGCCTAGAAGCTGCGGGCTCCGACGTGATCGCCGCCGCCGCACACCCCGGCTACGCGGCGACGAACCTCCAGACGGCGGGCACCAAGATGGAGGGCCGCGCCACGGCGACGCGCGTCGTGGAACTCGGCAACCGCGTCCTGGCCCAGCCCGCGGAGGCCGGCGCCCTCCCCACCCTGTACGCGGCCACCGCCCCCGCCGTGCACCCCGACTCCTTCACGGGCCCCGGCCGCCTGGGCTGGCGCGGGGCCCCCGCTCCGTCCTGGCGCGCGAAGTGGACGCGGGACGACGTGGCGGGCGAGCGGCTGTGGATCGCGTCCGAGCAGCTCACAGGGGTGCCGTACAAGAAGATCTGA
- a CDS encoding barstar family protein: MTPFDVPKPKAPWVVFGPRETVEFEEQALALRAAGGRVYELQARDLRDEVSTCEAFARAVGAPGYFGWNWDALVDCLDDLHDQLTGGVGIVVLVHGADELLGANHLRVLMSSLCLAADRTNTEVDSDGEPRGRPVVIEHFLFLLDEVRAEEFKVEIEDPDLAVAVEGDFLTVALNLTVWRPSISDPRVH; encoded by the coding sequence GTGACCCCGTTCGACGTGCCCAAACCGAAAGCTCCCTGGGTTGTCTTCGGGCCACGCGAGACGGTCGAATTCGAGGAACAAGCGCTGGCACTGCGCGCTGCGGGCGGGCGGGTGTACGAGCTGCAAGCCCGTGACCTGAGAGACGAAGTGAGTACCTGCGAAGCCTTTGCCCGGGCGGTCGGAGCCCCGGGCTACTTCGGCTGGAACTGGGATGCTCTGGTCGACTGTCTTGACGACCTTCACGATCAGCTCACCGGCGGAGTGGGCATCGTCGTGCTGGTACATGGGGCCGACGAACTCCTCGGGGCGAACCACCTCAGGGTACTGATGAGCTCGCTCTGCCTCGCAGCCGACCGCACGAACACCGAGGTCGATTCGGACGGTGAGCCCCGTGGCCGACCGGTGGTCATCGAGCATTTCCTCTTCCTGCTCGACGAGGTACGCGCAGAGGAGTTCAAAGTCGAGATCGAGGACCCGGACCTCGCGGTCGCCGTCGAGGGAGATTTCCTCACAGTGGCCTTGAATCTCACGGTGTGGCGTCCCTCAATCTCAGATCCCCGGGTGCACTGA
- a CDS encoding RNA-guided endonuclease InsQ/TnpB family protein, translating to MRRAYKFLLRPTARQAAKLGEMLADHCSLYNGALQERRDAYRHVSRTGITYVQQSAQLKGIRAFDPERQGRWSFSSQQATLRRLDRAFAAFFRRVKSGETPGYPRFKGANWFDTVEFPKDGDGCRWDSTPTDPVTRVRLQGVGHVRVHQHRPVKGHVKTVSIKREGKQWYIILACAEVPTEPLPTTGAETGIDVGLAHFLTTSEGEHQPNPRFGRRTANALADAQRALKKFPRRKRENRTVKHQLAVEKVAQLHRKVRRQRTDHAHKTALALVRAYDVIAHERLNIANMVRTPKPSPDPERPGHYLPNGAAAKTGLNKSIQDAGWGVFLGILAHKAESAGRKLIPVDPRDTSRTCPTCGHVSSENRPTQEKFECTKCGHTAHADHVGALNVAVRAGLVLPDVA from the coding sequence ATGCGCCGTGCGTACAAATTCCTCCTGCGACCCACTGCTCGCCAGGCTGCCAAGCTGGGCGAGATGCTGGCTGATCACTGCTCGCTCTACAACGGTGCACTCCAGGAGCGCCGAGACGCCTACCGGCACGTCTCCAGGACCGGCATCACATACGTGCAACAGTCAGCGCAGCTCAAGGGCATCCGTGCTTTTGACCCGGAGCGCCAGGGGCGCTGGTCGTTCTCCTCCCAGCAAGCAACACTTCGCCGCCTGGACAGGGCATTTGCTGCCTTCTTCCGCCGGGTCAAGTCTGGCGAAACGCCGGGCTATCCTCGCTTCAAGGGTGCGAACTGGTTCGACACGGTGGAGTTCCCCAAGGACGGGGACGGCTGCCGGTGGGACTCCACCCCGACCGATCCCGTCACGCGCGTGCGACTGCAGGGTGTCGGCCATGTACGGGTACACCAGCACCGCCCGGTGAAGGGTCACGTCAAAACTGTCAGCATCAAGCGTGAGGGCAAGCAGTGGTACATCATCCTTGCCTGTGCCGAGGTGCCGACCGAGCCACTCCCCACCACGGGCGCGGAGACAGGCATCGACGTGGGCCTCGCCCATTTCCTCACCACGTCGGAGGGCGAGCACCAGCCCAACCCCCGGTTCGGCCGGCGCACTGCCAACGCACTCGCCGACGCCCAGCGCGCCCTCAAGAAATTCCCCCGCCGAAAGCGAGAGAATCGCACTGTAAAGCATCAATTGGCGGTCGAGAAGGTGGCGCAACTCCACCGCAAGGTACGCCGTCAGCGCACGGATCACGCGCACAAGACTGCCCTGGCCTTGGTACGCGCCTACGACGTGATCGCTCACGAACGCCTCAACATCGCGAACATGGTCCGCACCCCCAAACCCAGCCCCGACCCCGAGCGGCCCGGCCACTACCTGCCCAATGGGGCTGCGGCAAAGACAGGGCTGAACAAGAGCATCCAGGACGCGGGTTGGGGGGTGTTCCTGGGCATCCTCGCGCACAAGGCTGAAAGCGCCGGTCGCAAGCTGATCCCGGTGGACCCTCGCGACACCTCCCGCACCTGCCCCACCTGCGGGCACGTGTCCAGCGAGAACCGCCCCACGCAGGAGAAGTTCGAGTGCACCAAGTGCGGGCACACCGCTCACGCCGACCACGTTGGCGCACTCAACGTCGCTGTCAGGGCCGGGCTGGTCCTTCCTGACGTGGCCTAG
- a CDS encoding VOC family protein, translating to MTQMIFVNLPVKDLEVSKAFFTKLGYSVNAQFTDENASSIVVSDTIVLMLLKESFFETFTTRKIADTSTTVESITCFSAESREAVDELVDTALSSGGSPAQEPQDHGFMYGRSFLDPDGHHFEVVWMDPSAIQS from the coding sequence ATGACTCAGATGATCTTCGTCAACCTGCCGGTCAAGGACCTGGAGGTCTCGAAGGCCTTCTTCACGAAGCTCGGCTACTCGGTCAACGCCCAGTTCACCGACGAGAACGCCTCCAGCATCGTCGTCAGCGACACGATCGTCCTGATGCTGCTCAAGGAGTCCTTCTTCGAGACCTTCACGACGCGGAAGATCGCCGACACGTCCACCACTGTCGAGTCGATCACCTGTTTCAGCGCGGAGAGCCGCGAGGCGGTCGACGAGCTGGTCGACACCGCGCTGTCCTCCGGCGGCTCGCCCGCGCAGGAGCCCCAGGACCACGGCTTCATGTACGGGCGCTCCTTCCTGGACCCGGACGGCCACCACTTCGAGGTTGTCTGGATGGACCCGTCCGCGATTCAGAGCTGA
- a CDS encoding ABC transporter permease has translation MTSPTAVRPPAAPRPAAPAEPLVRTRDLVAAEWIKLWSLRSTYWVLGAGVLVLIGFAAQSSFDAYGDWPDFGPQERSHYDPMTEALNGVGVSLLMIGAGCVGALTIVGEYASGLIRTTLTAVPARHRVVTAKAVVVAGVMLALGAVVSAGTFGVSQAILSGRGIGLSVTDPGVLSVLVANALLAPVAGLVGMGIGALLRHTAGTVVTACAVLVVVPGFFKPGVHQWANDLYGMFPYYAWRTCLSQVHPHSGSAFPTAAEAWTAFVLWPLAGLLLTVLAVRRRDV, from the coding sequence ATGACGTCGCCGACCGCCGTCCGTCCGCCCGCGGCCCCCCGGCCGGCAGCACCGGCCGAACCACTTGTCCGTACGCGCGATCTTGTCGCCGCCGAGTGGATCAAGCTGTGGTCGCTCCGCTCGACCTACTGGGTGCTCGGGGCCGGCGTCCTGGTCCTGATCGGGTTCGCCGCGCAGAGCAGTTTCGACGCCTACGGCGACTGGCCGGACTTCGGACCGCAGGAGCGGTCCCACTACGACCCGATGACCGAGGCGCTCAACGGTGTCGGTGTCTCGCTCCTCATGATCGGTGCGGGCTGCGTCGGTGCGCTGACGATCGTCGGTGAGTACGCCTCCGGTCTGATCCGCACCACGCTGACCGCGGTGCCGGCCCGCCACCGGGTGGTGACGGCCAAGGCCGTGGTCGTCGCGGGCGTCATGCTCGCTCTCGGGGCGGTCGTCTCGGCGGGCACGTTCGGGGTCAGCCAGGCTATTCTGTCCGGCCGCGGTATCGGCCTGTCCGTGACCGATCCCGGCGTCCTCTCCGTGCTTGTGGCGAACGCGCTGCTCGCACCCGTGGCGGGCCTGGTGGGGATGGGGATCGGGGCGCTCCTGCGGCACACGGCCGGCACGGTCGTCACGGCGTGCGCTGTTCTCGTCGTCGTGCCGGGCTTCTTCAAACCAGGCGTCCATCAGTGGGCGAACGACCTGTACGGCATGTTCCCGTACTACGCCTGGCGCACCTGCCTGTCCCAGGTGCATCCGCACTCCGGATCGGCCTTTCCCACGGCGGCCGAAGCATGGACGGCCTTCGTGCTCTGGCCGCTCGCCGGGCTACTCCTCACCGTGCTTGCCGTACGGCGCCGCGACGTGTGA